Proteins encoded within one genomic window of Streptomyces sp. NBC_00523:
- a CDS encoding gluconokinase, with product MSTPHVVVVMGVAGTGKTTIGPLLADALGVPYAEGDDFHPPANIAKMSAGTPLDDADRWPWLDAIGQWAHGRAGLGGVVSSSALKRAYRDRLRAEAPGAVFLHLTGDRSLIEERMAGRKGHFMPTALLDSQFATLQPLEDDEAGVSVDVSGTPEEITQRAVAALRRLDS from the coding sequence ATGAGCACCCCCCACGTCGTCGTGGTGATGGGCGTGGCAGGGACCGGCAAGACCACGATCGGCCCCCTGCTCGCCGACGCACTGGGCGTTCCGTACGCCGAGGGCGACGACTTCCATCCCCCGGCGAACATCGCCAAGATGTCGGCCGGCACCCCGCTGGACGACGCGGACCGGTGGCCCTGGCTCGACGCGATCGGGCAGTGGGCGCACGGCCGGGCGGGGCTCGGCGGGGTCGTCAGCAGCTCCGCGCTCAAGCGCGCCTACCGGGACCGGCTGCGCGCCGAGGCCCCGGGCGCGGTCTTCCTCCACCTGACCGGTGACCGGTCCCTGATCGAGGAGCGGATGGCGGGCCGCAAGGGCCACTTCATGCCGACCGCGCTCCTCGACTCCCAGTTCGCCACCCTCCAGCCGCTGGAGGACGACGAGGCCGGCGTCTCCGTGGACGTCTCCGGCACCCCCGAAGAAATCACCCAGCGAGCCGTCGCCGCGTTGCGGCGGCTCGACAGCTAA
- a CDS encoding molybdopterin-dependent oxidoreductase: MNSSPPDDGPPDDGPPDDGPDGVGAPVGRRVVLAMLGLGAAGLVAAPVLQRTLESGLGAVAGKDPTGLTGLLPNGGGFRYYSVASSVPARGAADYRLRIDGLVDRPATYTLDALRGMEQTRTVRDVQCVTGWRVPQTAFEGVRLSALLDAAGVRPGAKAVRFTCFDGTYSESLTLAQARRADVLVALRMNDAPVSHAHGGPVRLYVAPMYFYKSAKWLSGITVTDSVRPGYWEKLGYDVDAWVGRSNGREDAPTV; the protein is encoded by the coding sequence GTGAACAGTTCCCCACCCGACGACGGCCCACCCGACGACGGCCCACCCGACGACGGCCCGGACGGCGTCGGCGCCCCCGTCGGGCGCCGCGTGGTCCTGGCCATGCTGGGCCTCGGCGCCGCCGGACTGGTCGCCGCGCCGGTGCTGCAACGGACCCTGGAATCGGGCCTGGGCGCGGTCGCGGGCAAGGACCCCACGGGGCTCACCGGACTGCTGCCCAACGGCGGCGGCTTCCGCTACTACTCCGTGGCCTCCTCCGTACCGGCCAGGGGCGCCGCCGACTACCGGCTCAGGATCGACGGGCTGGTCGACCGCCCGGCCACGTACACGCTCGACGCCCTGCGTGGCATGGAGCAGACCCGGACCGTCCGGGACGTCCAGTGCGTCACCGGCTGGCGGGTGCCGCAGACCGCCTTCGAGGGCGTGCGGCTCTCCGCCCTGCTCGACGCGGCCGGGGTGCGGCCTGGGGCGAAGGCCGTCCGTTTCACCTGCTTCGACGGGACCTACAGCGAGAGCCTGACCCTCGCCCAGGCCCGCCGCGCCGACGTGCTCGTGGCGCTGCGGATGAACGACGCGCCGGTGTCCCACGCGCACGGCGGGCCGGTACGGCTCTACGTGGCCCCGATGTACTTCTACAAGTCGGCGAAATGGCTCTCCGGGATCACCGTCACGGACTCCGTACGCCCCGGTTACTGGGAGAAGCTCGGTTATGACGTCGACGCCTGGGTCGGCCGGTCCAACGGCCGCGAGGACGCCCCCACCGTCTGA
- a CDS encoding FadR/GntR family transcriptional regulator, with amino-acid sequence MTTPAQGLHTHVLDTLGLEIAAGEHPPGQVLRTDELAQRFDVSRTVVREVIRVLESMHLVESRRRVGVTVRPTEAWNVYDPQVIRWRLAGADRPRQLRSLTVLRSAIEPVAASLAARHATPEQCAELTQRALGMVATSRGQQLEGYLEHDIAFHRIVLNASGNEMFARLGDVVAEVLAGRTHHQVMFEDPDPAAVTLHVRLAEAVRAGDADEAERLTKEIAVGALHELDVLAP; translated from the coding sequence ATGACCACACCTGCCCAGGGGCTCCACACGCATGTCCTGGACACCCTGGGCCTGGAGATCGCCGCCGGGGAGCACCCGCCCGGCCAGGTGCTGCGCACCGACGAGCTGGCCCAGCGCTTCGACGTCTCGCGCACGGTGGTCCGCGAGGTGATCCGGGTCCTGGAGTCCATGCACCTGGTCGAGTCCCGCCGCCGCGTCGGCGTGACCGTACGGCCCACCGAGGCGTGGAACGTGTACGACCCCCAGGTCATCCGGTGGCGGCTGGCAGGCGCGGACCGCCCCCGCCAGCTGCGCTCCCTCACCGTCCTGCGGTCAGCGATCGAGCCGGTCGCCGCCTCGCTCGCCGCCCGCCACGCCACCCCGGAGCAGTGTGCCGAGCTGACCCAGCGCGCCCTCGGCATGGTCGCCACCTCGCGCGGCCAGCAGCTGGAGGGCTACCTCGAACACGACATCGCCTTCCACCGCATCGTCCTCAACGCCTCCGGCAACGAGATGTTCGCGCGCCTGGGCGACGTGGTCGCCGAGGTCCTGGCGGGCCGCACGCACCACCAGGTGATGTTCGAGGACCCCGATCCGGCGGCGGTCACCCTCCACGTACGCCTCGCCGAGGCCGTACGCGCGGGCGACGCCGACGAGGCCGAGCGGCTGACGAAGGAGATCGCTGTCGGCGCCCTGCACGAGCTGGACGTCCTCGCGCCCTGA
- a CDS encoding GntP family permease, with amino-acid sequence MTSLSVETLAADAVEPITSAGNAQLGIAVLAGIAVIVLLITKFKMHAFLALTIGSLALGSFAGAAPAKTIASFTAGLGSTVAGVGVLIALGAILGKLLADSGGADQIVDTILARTSKRAMPWAMVLIASIIGLPLFFEVGIVLLIPVVLLVAKRGNYSLMRIGIPALAGLSVMHGLIPPHPGPLVAIDALDANLGVTLALGVVVAIPTVILAGPVFSRYAARWVDIKAPEKMIPQRPSEDLERRPGFGATLATILLPVVLMLIKALVDIVVDDPEQGLQKVTDVIGSPLIALLAAVIVGMFTLGRAAGFTRARLSTTVEKSLAPIAGVLLIVGAGGGFKQTLIDAGVGQMILDFSEDWSIPALLLGWLIAVAIRLATGSATVATISAAGLVAPLAADMSTSHAALLVLAVGAGSLFFSHVNDAGFWLVKEYFGMDVGQTVKTWSVMETIISVVSLVFILLLSLVL; translated from the coding sequence GTGACCAGTCTCAGCGTCGAGACGCTGGCAGCGGACGCCGTCGAACCGATCACCTCGGCCGGCAACGCGCAGTTGGGCATCGCCGTCCTGGCGGGCATCGCCGTCATCGTCCTGCTCATCACCAAGTTCAAGATGCACGCGTTCCTCGCGCTCACCATCGGCTCGCTGGCGCTCGGCTCCTTCGCCGGTGCCGCGCCGGCGAAGACGATAGCGAGCTTCACCGCGGGCCTCGGCTCCACCGTCGCGGGCGTCGGCGTCCTGATCGCGCTCGGCGCGATCCTGGGCAAGCTGCTCGCGGACTCCGGCGGCGCCGACCAGATCGTGGACACGATCCTGGCGCGGACGAGCAAGCGTGCCATGCCGTGGGCGATGGTCCTCATCGCCTCGATCATCGGCCTGCCGCTGTTCTTCGAGGTCGGGATCGTCCTGCTGATCCCGGTCGTGCTGCTCGTCGCCAAGCGCGGCAACTACTCCCTGATGCGCATCGGCATCCCGGCCCTGGCCGGCCTGTCCGTGATGCACGGCCTCATCCCGCCGCACCCCGGCCCGCTCGTCGCGATCGACGCGCTGGACGCCAACCTCGGCGTCACGCTGGCCCTCGGCGTGGTCGTCGCGATCCCGACGGTGATCCTGGCCGGACCGGTCTTCTCGCGTTACGCCGCCCGCTGGGTGGACATCAAGGCGCCGGAGAAGATGATCCCGCAGCGCCCCTCCGAGGACCTGGAGCGCCGCCCCGGCTTCGGCGCCACCCTCGCCACGATCCTGCTGCCCGTCGTGCTGATGCTGATCAAGGCGCTCGTGGACATCGTGGTGGACGACCCGGAGCAGGGGCTCCAGAAGGTCACGGACGTAATCGGCTCGCCGCTGATCGCGCTGCTCGCGGCCGTGATCGTCGGCATGTTCACGCTGGGCCGGGCGGCCGGCTTCACCAGGGCGCGGCTCTCCACCACCGTGGAGAAGTCGCTCGCCCCGATCGCCGGGGTGCTGCTCATCGTGGGCGCGGGCGGCGGCTTCAAGCAGACGCTGATCGACGCGGGCGTGGGCCAGATGATCCTGGACTTCTCCGAGGACTGGTCGATCCCCGCGCTGCTGCTCGGCTGGCTGATCGCGGTCGCGATCCGGCTGGCGACCGGCTCGGCGACCGTGGCGACGATCTCGGCGGCCGGTCTGGTCGCCCCGCTCGCGGCCGACATGTCGACCTCGCACGCGGCCCTGCTGGTCCTCGCCGTCGGCGCGGGATCGCTCTTCTTCAGCCATGTCAACGACGCCGGTTTCTGGCTGGTGAAGGAGTACTTCGGCATGGACGTGGGCCAGACGGTGAAGACCTGGTCGGTGATGGAGACGATCATCTCCGTGGTCTCGCTGGTGTTCATCCTGCTGCTGTCACTGGTCCTCTAG
- a CDS encoding S-(hydroxymethyl)mycothiol dehydrogenase: protein MPQHVQGVIAPGKNEPVRVETIVIPDPGPGEAVVKIQACGVCHTDLHYKQGGINDEFPFLLGHEAAGVVESVGEGVTDVAPGDFVILNWRAVCGQCRACLRGRPWYCFDTHNAKQKMTLLDGTELSPALGIGAFAEKTLVASGQCTKVDPEVAPEVAGLLGCGVMAGIGAAINTGQVGRGDSVAVIGCGGVGDAAIAGARLAGAAKIIAVDIDDRKLETAKSMGATHTVNSRSTDPVEAIRELTGGNGADVVIEAVGRPETYKQAFYARDLAGTVVLVGVPTPEMQLELPLLDVFGRGGSLKSSWYGDCLPSRDFPMLIDLHQQGRLDLAAFVTETIGLGDIEQAFGRMHDGDVLRSVVVF from the coding sequence ATGCCGCAGCACGTACAAGGGGTCATCGCGCCGGGGAAGAACGAACCGGTCCGCGTCGAGACGATCGTCATTCCGGACCCCGGCCCCGGTGAGGCCGTGGTCAAGATCCAGGCGTGCGGCGTCTGCCACACCGACCTGCACTACAAGCAGGGCGGCATCAACGACGAGTTCCCCTTCCTCCTCGGCCACGAGGCCGCGGGCGTCGTGGAGTCCGTCGGCGAGGGCGTCACGGACGTCGCCCCGGGCGACTTCGTGATCCTCAACTGGCGTGCGGTGTGCGGCCAGTGCCGCGCCTGTCTGCGCGGGCGCCCCTGGTACTGCTTCGACACGCACAACGCGAAGCAGAAGATGACCCTCCTCGACGGCACCGAGCTCTCGCCCGCCCTGGGCATCGGCGCCTTCGCCGAGAAGACCCTCGTCGCCTCCGGCCAGTGCACCAAGGTGGACCCGGAGGTCGCCCCCGAGGTGGCCGGGCTCCTCGGCTGCGGTGTCATGGCAGGCATCGGCGCCGCCATCAACACCGGCCAGGTCGGCCGCGGCGACTCGGTGGCCGTCATCGGCTGCGGTGGTGTCGGTGACGCCGCGATCGCGGGCGCCCGGCTGGCCGGCGCGGCGAAGATCATTGCCGTCGACATCGACGACCGCAAGCTGGAGACGGCGAAGTCGATGGGTGCCACGCACACCGTCAACTCCCGCTCCACCGACCCCGTCGAGGCCATCCGCGAGCTGACCGGCGGCAACGGCGCCGACGTCGTCATCGAGGCCGTCGGCCGCCCGGAGACGTACAAGCAGGCGTTCTACGCCCGCGACCTCGCCGGCACCGTCGTCCTCGTCGGCGTCCCCACGCCCGAGATGCAGCTCGAACTCCCGCTGCTCGACGTCTTCGGCCGCGGCGGCTCGCTCAAGTCCTCCTGGTACGGGGACTGCCTGCCGTCCCGCGACTTCCCGATGCTGATCGACCTCCACCAGCAGGGCCGCCTGGACCTCGCCGCGTTCGTCACGGAGACCATCGGCCTCGGCGACATCGAGCAGGCGTTCGGCCGGATGCACGACGGCGACGTGCTGCGCTCGGTGGTGGTGTTCTGA
- a CDS encoding flavoprotein: protein MTRPPFLYVVVCAAGIAGDAHKLITAAQDKGWGVGVVATPQGLGFLDTEAVEAQTGYPIRSAWRSTGGPRPLPPADAIAVAPATFNTINKWTAGIADTLAHGILCEAYGLGIPTAVLPYVNTAMAAHPAYGRSLDQLREMGVLIGSYEPHRPKTGGGADRFRWEEALELLEDKVNDPPGGWSPFRPAGAQGDEPK, encoded by the coding sequence GTGACGAGACCGCCCTTCCTGTACGTCGTGGTCTGCGCCGCAGGCATCGCGGGCGACGCCCACAAGCTGATCACCGCCGCACAGGACAAGGGCTGGGGCGTCGGGGTCGTAGCCACACCCCAAGGGCTCGGCTTCCTGGACACGGAAGCGGTCGAGGCCCAGACCGGCTACCCGATCCGCTCGGCCTGGCGCAGTACCGGCGGCCCGCGTCCGCTGCCACCGGCCGACGCGATCGCCGTCGCGCCCGCCACCTTCAACACGATCAACAAATGGACGGCCGGCATCGCCGACACCCTGGCCCACGGCATCCTGTGCGAGGCATACGGGCTGGGCATCCCGACCGCCGTCCTCCCGTACGTGAACACGGCCATGGCCGCCCACCCGGCGTACGGTCGGAGCCTGGACCAGCTCCGGGAGATGGGCGTTCTCATCGGGTCGTACGAGCCCCACCGGCCGAAAACGGGCGGCGGGGCGGACCGCTTCCGGTGGGAGGAGGCGCTGGAGCTGTTGGAGGACAAGGTGAACGATCCTCCCGGAGGGTGGTCGCCCTTCCGGCCGGCCGGAGCGCAAGGAGACGAACCGAAATGA
- a CDS encoding NUDIX hydrolase, giving the protein MIERVRAVLVTPDHTMLVIRRTRPGRPVYWVLPGGGVEPTDESREAALHREIHEEIAGKADIVRLLHTMESDDERQLFYLARIATWSFDDRTGPEFSAEGRGEYALEEIPLTLEGLDGIDLKPEDIVHVLRGVIRADSEVSRPR; this is encoded by the coding sequence ATGATCGAACGAGTCCGTGCCGTCCTCGTCACCCCCGACCACACGATGCTGGTCATCCGCCGCACCAGGCCTGGGCGCCCCGTGTACTGGGTCCTGCCCGGTGGTGGCGTCGAGCCCACCGATGAGTCTCGCGAGGCCGCCCTCCACCGGGAGATCCACGAGGAGATCGCGGGGAAGGCCGACATCGTCCGCCTGCTCCACACGATGGAGTCCGACGACGAGCGTCAGCTCTTCTACCTCGCCCGCATCGCGACCTGGTCCTTCGACGACCGCACCGGTCCCGAGTTCAGCGCCGAGGGCCGCGGTGAGTACGCGCTGGAGGAGATCCCGCTGACCCTGGAGGGCCTCGACGGCATCGACCTCAAGCCCGAGGACATCGTCCACGTTCTACGAGGAGTCATCAGGGCCGACTCCGAGGTGAGTCGGCCCCGATGA
- a CDS encoding MBL fold metallo-hydrolase yields MTARIDHLVTSGTFALDGGEWDVDNNVWIVGDDSEAVVIDAAHDAAAIEDALGGRTLRAIICTHAHNDHIDAAPALADATGAPVLLHPDDLPLWKQTHPDRAPDGELTDGQEITVAGTTLTVLHTPGHAPGAVCLYAPGLATVFTGDTLFQGGPGATGRSFSSFPVIVDSIRDRLLTLDPATEVRTGHGDSTTIGAEAPHLDEWIARGH; encoded by the coding sequence ATGACCGCCCGCATCGACCACCTCGTCACCTCCGGCACCTTCGCCCTCGACGGCGGCGAGTGGGACGTCGACAACAACGTCTGGATCGTCGGCGACGACTCCGAGGCCGTCGTCATCGACGCCGCGCACGACGCCGCCGCCATCGAGGACGCCCTCGGCGGCCGCACGCTGCGCGCCATCATCTGCACCCACGCGCACAACGACCACATCGACGCCGCCCCGGCCCTCGCCGACGCCACCGGCGCACCGGTCCTGCTCCACCCGGACGACCTGCCGCTGTGGAAGCAGACCCACCCGGACCGGGCCCCCGACGGCGAACTGACCGACGGCCAGGAGATCACCGTCGCCGGGACCACGCTGACCGTCCTGCACACCCCGGGCCACGCCCCCGGCGCGGTCTGCCTGTACGCCCCCGGGCTGGCCACGGTCTTCACCGGTGACACGCTCTTCCAGGGCGGCCCCGGCGCCACCGGCCGGTCCTTCTCGTCGTTCCCGGTGATCGTGGACTCCATCCGGGACCGGCTGCTCACCCTGGACCCGGCGACCGAGGTACGCACCGGCCACGGCGACTCCACCACCATCGGCGCGGAGGCCCCGCACCTGGACGAGTGGATCGCGAGGGGCCACTGA
- a CDS encoding pseudouridine synthase translates to MRGRAKPPSAPLPQRDGVDPVRVRLPADPDGRWATVGDHLLDRFAGAIGADRVVALLADGRFVSAEGPVTGDEPYATGLYLWFHRDFAPEVPVPFPVGVVYRDAHLVVADKPHFLATMPRGRHITETAVARLRRELDLPQLQPAHRLDRLTAGLVLFVVRPGERGAYQTLFRDRLVRKEYEAVAPYDPGLGLPRTVRSRIVKERGVLAAREEPGEPNSESRIELLEHRGGLGRYRLLPATGRTHQLRVHMNSLGLPLVGDPVYPVTEPDAAPGDFSHPLQLLARVLEFTDPVTGEPRRFESGLRLSAWPDQ, encoded by the coding sequence GTGAGGGGGCGGGCGAAGCCGCCGTCGGCGCCGCTTCCCCAGCGTGACGGTGTCGACCCGGTCCGGGTGCGGCTTCCGGCCGACCCGGACGGACGGTGGGCGACGGTCGGGGATCATCTCCTCGACCGGTTCGCCGGGGCCATCGGTGCGGACCGGGTGGTGGCGCTCCTCGCGGACGGGCGGTTCGTCTCGGCGGAGGGCCCGGTCACCGGCGACGAGCCTTACGCGACGGGGCTCTACCTCTGGTTCCACCGCGACTTCGCACCGGAGGTGCCCGTGCCGTTCCCGGTGGGTGTGGTGTACCGCGACGCGCATCTGGTCGTCGCGGACAAGCCGCACTTCCTGGCGACGATGCCGCGGGGCCGGCACATCACGGAGACGGCGGTGGCCCGGCTGCGCCGCGAGCTGGATCTGCCGCAGCTCCAGCCCGCGCACCGGCTGGACCGGCTGACGGCGGGGCTGGTGCTGTTCGTGGTGCGGCCCGGGGAGCGCGGGGCGTACCAGACGCTGTTCCGGGACCGGCTGGTGCGCAAGGAGTACGAGGCGGTGGCCCCGTACGATCCCGGGCTCGGCCTGCCGCGTACGGTGCGCAGCCGCATCGTGAAGGAGCGCGGGGTGCTCGCCGCGCGCGAGGAGCCGGGCGAGCCGAACAGCGAGAGCCGGATCGAGCTGCTGGAACACCGGGGCGGGCTCGGCCGGTACCGGCTGCTGCCCGCGACCGGGCGCACGCACCAGCTGCGGGTGCACATGAACAGCCTGGGCCTGCCGCTGGTCGGCGATCCGGTGTACCCGGTGACCGAGCCGGACGCGGCGCCCGGTGACTTCTCGCACCCCCTGCAACTGCTCGCCAGGGTGCTGGAGTTCACCGACCCGGTCACGGGAGAGCCGCGCCGCTTCGAGAGCGGGCTGCGGCTCTCCGCGTGGCCGGATCAGTAG
- a CDS encoding glycoside hydrolase family 2 TIM barrel-domain containing protein, whose product MSRTDTDSLTWYENPSPGTGCLPPRAWYAESDARRLSLNGRWAFRLSPRADGEDTSFVRPDFDASGWAAVAVPGHWVLQGAGGAPAYTNVVYPFPVDPPRVPSENPTGDHLRVFELPGDWPDGGGSVLRFDGVESAARVWLNGVELGDFKGSRLPHEFAVGELLRPGANVLAVRVHAWSSGSYLEDQDQWWLPGIFRDVTLLHRPAGAPGDFFVHAGYDHRTGSGTLRVECAGAEGRVLVPGLGLDLATGEATTLPVEPWTAETPRLYDGELVTPGERVPLRIGFRTVAVEDGVLRVNGRRLLFRGVNRHEFHPETGRTVDAETMRRDLVLMKRHNVNAVRTSHYPPHPAFLDLCDELGLWVIDECDLETHGFAEVDWRNNPVDDPRWTPALLDRAARMVERDKNHPSVIVWSLGNECGTGAGLGAMARWTRERDPDRPLHYEGDPSCADVDLYSRMYASHAEVELIGRRAEEPLKDPELDARRRAMPFVLCEYAHAMGNGPGGLSEYQRLFERYERCQGGFVWEWIDHGLAHPELGFAYGGDFGEELHDGNFVCDGLLFPDRTPSPGLAEYKKVVEPVRIAPGTAPGSFTVTNGYDFTGLDHLEFRWSHEADGVLVASGTLAVPPLAPGASAEVTADAPPGDGLWTLRAVLAEATDWAGRGHLVAWGQSETGTPAAPPPATGGRPRLSGSTVSLGPGTFDAATGALLRVGDVPVEGLRLDVWRAPTDNDNGAAWQPDERYGLRWREQGLHRMRHRLDAVEAGADALTVRTRVAPAGRDLGLRTVYRWTAAGDRLGLTVSVAPEGDWRVPLPRLGVRFALPSAYDAVRWFGGGPGEAYPDTRAAAMLGQWARGVDELQTPYVRPQENGARAGVRWVELAGAGGGLRAEGGVPFSFTARRWTGEELDAAEHLTDLVAGDRVQVGLDHAVQGIGSGSCGPGVPPAYRLDAAPAEFSFVFSALG is encoded by the coding sequence ATGAGCCGCACCGACACCGACTCGCTCACCTGGTACGAGAATCCGTCCCCCGGCACGGGCTGTCTGCCGCCGCGTGCCTGGTACGCGGAGTCCGACGCCCGGCGGCTGTCGCTGAACGGCCGCTGGGCGTTCCGCCTCTCGCCGCGCGCGGACGGCGAGGACACCTCGTTCGTACGGCCGGATTTCGACGCCTCGGGCTGGGCGGCGGTCGCCGTTCCGGGGCACTGGGTGCTCCAGGGGGCGGGCGGGGCACCCGCGTACACCAATGTCGTCTATCCCTTCCCGGTCGATCCGCCGAGGGTGCCGTCGGAGAATCCGACCGGCGACCATCTGCGGGTCTTCGAGCTGCCCGGCGACTGGCCGGACGGTGGCGGGAGCGTGCTGCGGTTCGACGGGGTGGAGTCGGCCGCCCGGGTGTGGCTGAACGGGGTGGAGCTGGGCGACTTCAAGGGTTCGCGACTGCCGCACGAGTTCGCCGTGGGCGAGCTGCTGCGGCCGGGTGCCAACGTCCTCGCGGTACGGGTGCACGCCTGGTCGTCCGGAAGCTATCTGGAGGACCAGGACCAGTGGTGGCTGCCCGGGATCTTCCGGGACGTGACGCTGCTGCACCGCCCGGCGGGGGCGCCAGGCGACTTCTTCGTGCACGCCGGTTACGACCACCGCACCGGCTCGGGGACCCTGCGGGTGGAGTGCGCGGGTGCGGAGGGGCGGGTCCTGGTGCCCGGGCTCGGGCTGGACCTCGCGACGGGCGAGGCCACGACGCTGCCGGTCGAGCCGTGGACCGCCGAGACGCCCCGGCTGTACGACGGAGAGCTGGTGACGCCCGGCGAGCGCGTCCCGCTGCGCATCGGCTTCCGTACGGTCGCGGTGGAGGACGGCGTCCTCCGGGTCAACGGCCGGCGGCTGCTGTTCCGGGGCGTGAACCGGCACGAGTTCCACCCGGAGACGGGCCGGACGGTCGACGCGGAGACCATGCGGCGCGATCTGGTCCTGATGAAACGGCACAACGTCAACGCCGTACGCACCAGCCACTACCCGCCGCACCCCGCCTTCCTGGACCTCTGCGACGAGCTGGGCCTCTGGGTGATCGACGAGTGCGACCTGGAGACCCACGGGTTCGCGGAGGTGGACTGGCGGAACAACCCGGTGGACGATCCGCGCTGGACGCCCGCGCTGCTCGACCGGGCGGCCCGGATGGTCGAGCGGGACAAGAACCACCCCTCGGTGATCGTCTGGTCGCTCGGCAACGAGTGCGGCACGGGCGCCGGTCTGGGCGCGATGGCCCGGTGGACGCGGGAGCGCGACCCGGACCGCCCGCTGCACTACGAGGGCGACCCGTCGTGCGCGGACGTCGACCTGTACTCGCGGATGTACGCCTCGCACGCCGAGGTGGAGCTCATCGGACGGCGCGCCGAGGAGCCGCTGAAGGACCCGGAGCTGGACGCGCGGCGGCGCGCGATGCCGTTCGTGCTGTGCGAGTACGCGCACGCGATGGGCAACGGACCGGGCGGACTGAGCGAGTACCAGCGGCTGTTCGAGCGGTACGAGCGCTGCCAGGGCGGCTTCGTCTGGGAGTGGATCGACCACGGCCTCGCCCATCCGGAGCTGGGCTTCGCGTACGGGGGCGACTTCGGGGAGGAGCTGCACGACGGGAACTTCGTGTGCGACGGGCTGCTCTTCCCGGACCGCACCCCGTCCCCGGGCCTCGCCGAGTACAAGAAGGTCGTCGAGCCGGTGCGCATCGCCCCGGGCACCGCGCCCGGTTCGTTCACGGTCACCAACGGCTACGACTTCACGGGCCTGGACCACCTGGAGTTCCGCTGGTCGCACGAGGCGGACGGCGTCCTCGTCGCCTCGGGCACCCTCGCCGTGCCCCCGCTCGCCCCGGGCGCCTCGGCCGAGGTGACGGCGGACGCCCCGCCCGGCGACGGGCTGTGGACGCTGCGGGCGGTCCTCGCCGAGGCGACGGACTGGGCCGGGCGCGGCCACCTGGTCGCCTGGGGCCAGAGCGAGACGGGCACCCCGGCCGCCCCTCCCCCGGCCACCGGGGGGCGCCCGCGCCTCTCCGGCTCGACGGTCTCGCTCGGCCCCGGCACCTTCGACGCGGCGACCGGGGCGCTCCTGCGCGTCGGGGACGTCCCGGTGGAGGGGCTGCGCCTCGATGTGTGGCGGGCGCCCACCGACAACGACAACGGGGCCGCGTGGCAGCCGGACGAGCGGTACGGGCTGCGGTGGCGGGAGCAGGGGCTGCACCGGATGCGCCACCGCCTGGACGCGGTGGAGGCGGGCGCGGACGCGCTGACCGTGCGCACCCGGGTGGCTCCGGCGGGCCGGGACCTGGGGCTGCGGACCGTGTACCGGTGGACGGCCGCCGGGGACCGGCTCGGGCTGACGGTGTCGGTGGCGCCGGAGGGCGACTGGCGGGTGCCGCTGCCCCGGCTCGGCGTGCGGTTCGCGCTGCCCTCCGCGTACGACGCGGTGCGGTGGTTCGGCGGCGGTCCGGGCGAGGCGTATCCGGACACCCGCGCGGCCGCGATGCTGGGGCAGTGGGCCAGGGGCGTGGACGAGCTCCAGACCCCGTACGTCCGGCCGCAGGAGAACGGGGCGCGGGCCGGGGTGCGCTGGGTGGAGCTGGCCGGGGCGGGCGGCGGGCTGCGCGCGGAGGGCGGGGTGCCGTTCTCGTTCACGGCGCGGCGCTGGACGGGCGAGGAGCTGGACGCGGCGGAGCACCTGACGGATCTGGTGGCCGGGGACCGGGTCCAGGTGGGCCTGGACCACGCGGTGCAAGGCATCGGTTCGGGGTCGTGCGGGCCGGGCGTGCCGCCCGCGTACCGGCTGGACGCGGCACCGGCGGAGTTCTCCTTCGTGTTCTCGGCGCTCGGCTGA
- a CDS encoding cytochrome b/b6 domain-containing protein — translation MTSTPGSAGPTAARTPPPSEPAGRVHRFARPVRLVHRATAALTLLCVASAACLYVPQLAELVGRRHLVVTVHEWSGLLIPVPLLAGLAARPLRADLRRLNRFGPHDRTWLRAALRRDRRPGARPAGKFNAGQKLYAAWIAGAVLVMAGTGLLMWFTGFAPLVWRTAATFVHDWLALAAGLVLAGHIAKAYADPEARRGMRSGSVGREWARREHPLWAPGAEDRLEDQ, via the coding sequence ATGACGTCGACGCCTGGGTCGGCCGGTCCAACGGCCGCGAGGACGCCCCCACCGTCTGAACCGGCCGGGCGGGTCCACCGGTTCGCCCGCCCGGTGCGCCTGGTGCACCGGGCCACCGCCGCGCTGACGCTGCTGTGTGTGGCCTCGGCCGCCTGCCTGTACGTGCCGCAGCTCGCCGAACTCGTCGGGCGCCGCCACCTGGTGGTGACCGTGCACGAGTGGTCCGGTCTGCTCATCCCCGTACCGCTGCTCGCGGGTCTCGCGGCGCGGCCGTTGCGGGCGGACCTGCGGCGGCTCAACCGGTTCGGGCCGCACGACCGGACCTGGCTGCGGGCGGCCCTGCGGCGCGACCGGCGGCCCGGTGCGCGCCCGGCCGGGAAGTTCAACGCAGGGCAGAAGCTGTACGCGGCGTGGATCGCCGGGGCGGTGCTGGTGATGGCCGGGACCGGGCTCCTGATGTGGTTCACCGGGTTCGCCCCGCTGGTGTGGCGCACCGCCGCGACCTTCGTCCACGACTGGCTGGCCCTCGCGGCCGGGCTCGTGCTGGCCGGCCACATCGCCAAGGCGTACGCCGACCCGGAGGCACGCCGCGGCATGCGCTCCGGGTCGGTGGGCCGGGAGTGGGCCCGCCGCGAGCACCCGCTGTGGGCGCCCGGGGCGGAGGACCGGCTAGAGGACCAGTGA